The Desulfococcus multivorans DNA window GGCGAATCGCTTCGATGTCATTACCGGCGGGATGTACATCATGAAAAATCGATGCGATAACGTCAATTTCTCAGAACCTATCGGGGTGTTCGGCGAATGCTTCATTGTTCCCAAGGGTAATCCCAAGGGGTTGGGGAGCTATGACGACATCAAGACGAAAAACGCCGTTATCGTCACCGGGGCCGGTTACAGCACCATCGAAAACGCCAAGAGAGCCGGGGTTCCGGCGGGCAATATCATGACGGTCCCCGGCAACAGCGAGATCCTGGCGGCCATCAAGGCGGGCAGGGCCGATGCCGGCGGCATGACCTATTTCTCTGCGCTTCATCTGTCCAGGGAGAGCGGGGGGACGGTCGAGGCCACCGACCCTTCTCTGAATCCCGAATGGACCTTCAACTGGGTCGGCGTCGGCTTCCGAAAAGCCGATACCGAATTCCTGGCGGCCTTCAACACGGCCCTGAAGGCATACCTGGGATCCGATGAGATGATGAAGGCCGTTCAGGAGTACGGCTACGGCAACTCCCAGCTTCCCGGCGATGTGACCACCGCCTATGTTTGCGAGAATCGGTAGTCCGGACGATGCAGGAATACGTCGAATTTCTATTGGCCTACTGGCCGCGCTTTGCCGACGGCGCCGTCGTGACGCTCCAGCAGGCGGGATTGGGTACGCTTCTGGCTGTTGTCGTCGCCTTGACGACGGGGTTTATGAAGATGTCCCCGATCCTGCCCGTACGCTGGCTGGGGATCGCCTATATCGAGGTCTTTCGAGGGACCTCGCTGCTGGTGCAGCTCTATTGGATTTTTTTCGTATTGCCCCTTTTCGGCCTCACCCTGGGAAAATTCACGGCGGGATTTCTCGCCCTGGGATTGAACCTCGGCGCCTATGGGGCCGAACTGGTCCGGGGCGGCGTGCAGTCGGTTCCCCGGGGACAGTACGAAGCCGCCATCGCCCTCGGCATGGGGCCGTTCAAACGGATGCGTCGGATCATTTTCCCCCAGGCCCTGCTGAACATGCTGCCGCCGTGGGGAAACCTGTTGATCGAGCTTCTCAAGTCGACGGCGCTGGTCGCCCTGATATCCGTTTCGGACCTGATGTTCGAGTCCAAACAGATCAACATGACGACCTTTCAGTCCGCCCAGGCCTTCGGTACGGCGTTGATCATCTATTACGTAATGGCGCGATGCATTATCACGCCGGGAATGCGGTGGCTGGAGCGCCGACTTGCCCTTAAACTGAGTAGAGGATAACGCCATGTTTGACTGGAAATGGGATTTTACGATCCAGATTCTGCCCCGGCTCCTGGAGGCCACCCTCAATACGTTGATGGCCGCGGGATTCGGCTATCTCATCGCGCTGGTGGTGGGACTTTTCTTCGCCCTTGCCCAGCGGACGCCGTTTCGGCCATTGACGGTAATAATCCGTGAATTTGTCGAGATGATTCGGTCCACGCCGCTGATACTGCAGATCTTTTTCGTCTTTTACGTGGGGCCGCAGTTCGGCGTCCGTCTTTCGCCCTGGACCGCCGGCATGACCGCCATCGGTCTGCACTACGCCGCGTATCTTTCCGAGGTTTATCGAGCCGGGCTCGATAGCGTGTCCAAGGGGCAGTGGGAGGCGTGCATCGCTCTTAATCTCAGCGTCCCGCGAACCTATTTTAAAATCATCATTCCCCAGGCGATCCCCAACATCATTCCGGGCCTCGGCAACTACCTGGTGGGTATCTTCAAGGACTCCCCCATGCTCTCGGTCATCGGCGTTACGGAACTGTTTCACGTGGCCACGGCCATCGGGGCCGAGACCTATCGATTCCTGGAGCCTTACACCCTGGTGGGGGCGATCTTTCTGGCCATTTCGCTGCCGGCGGCGATGTCCATCCGGCGGTTCGAGGACTGGGTGCGTGCTTCGCTGGGGATGAAAAAACTTTACACAAAGGATTGATTAACGGTGATGGAAAACAAGAAATTTCCCCTGGAGTTGACAGGGCCCGAAATTCCTATGGTGCGGTTCGACCGGGTATCGAAGCGCTACGGAGACCTGACCGTCCTCGATGCCCTGGACCTTGACGTTCGAGCCAATGAGATGGTCGCTATCATCGGGCCTTCCGGGTCGGGCAAGACAACGGTATTGCGCATGTTGATGGCCCTGGAACTGGTGGATGAGGGCGTCATCTACGTCGACGGAACCCCGATGACGCACATGCCGAAAAACGGCGGCCTTGTCAGGGCAAGCAAATCCTATCTGCGTAAAATGCGCGAGAATATCGGCATGGTGTTCCAGCATTTCAATCTCTTTCCCCACATGACGGTGCTTGAAAACTGTATCGAGGGGCCGGTCCAGGTGCTGGGCATGAGAAAGGACGAGGCCGAGCAGCGGGCCCTGGACCTGTTGGATATGGTCGGCCTGGCGGACAAGATCGATCAGTATCCCGCCCGGCTGTCCGGAGGCCAGCAGCAGCGGGTCGCCATTGCGCGGGCACTGGCCATGCGGCCCAAGATCATGCTTTTCGACGAGGTGACCTCTGCCCTGGACCCGGAGGTTATCGGCGAGGTGACCCAGGTCATCCGAAAGCTCAACGACAAGCACGACCTGACGATGCTGATGGTCACCCACCAGATGGGATTCGCCAGGGAGATCGCCGACCGGGTCTGCTTCTTCTGCGAGGGCAAGATCGCCGAGCAGGGTCCTCCCGAACAATTATTCGACAATCCCCAAAATGAACGCACCATCGCCTTTTTGAGCGCCGTTCTGGATGCCGGATGATCCGGTGTATCCGGAACCATCGGCGTGCTTTTCGGAGCACGAACGCCGCTCATCCCGACTGAACCTTCCTACCGTCCCGCAGCGGAGTGATCCGCCGGCGTCATGCC harbors:
- the ehuB gene encoding ectoine/hydroxyectoine ABC transporter substrate-binding protein EhuB → MMFATAPRRRLSFLAILTILSTFVLSGITTAAHADEIMDRVNSGKSIRIGFANEVPWAYPGENQKPLGFVNAITMGVLKSMGYTNIEPVVTDWGGLIPGLKANRFDVITGGMYIMKNRCDNVNFSEPIGVFGECFIVPKGNPKGLGSYDDIKTKNAVIVTGAGYSTIENAKRAGVPAGNIMTVPGNSEILAAIKAGRADAGGMTYFSALHLSRESGGTVEATDPSLNPEWTFNWVGVGFRKADTEFLAAFNTALKAYLGSDEMMKAVQEYGYGNSQLPGDVTTAYVCENR
- the ehuC gene encoding ectoine/hydroxyectoine ABC transporter permease subunit EhuC, with the translated sequence MQEYVEFLLAYWPRFADGAVVTLQQAGLGTLLAVVVALTTGFMKMSPILPVRWLGIAYIEVFRGTSLLVQLYWIFFVLPLFGLTLGKFTAGFLALGLNLGAYGAELVRGGVQSVPRGQYEAAIALGMGPFKRMRRIIFPQALLNMLPPWGNLLIELLKSTALVALISVSDLMFESKQINMTTFQSAQAFGTALIIYYVMARCIITPGMRWLERRLALKLSRG
- the ehuD gene encoding ectoine/hydroxyectoine ABC transporter permease subunit EhuD; this translates as MFDWKWDFTIQILPRLLEATLNTLMAAGFGYLIALVVGLFFALAQRTPFRPLTVIIREFVEMIRSTPLILQIFFVFYVGPQFGVRLSPWTAGMTAIGLHYAAYLSEVYRAGLDSVSKGQWEACIALNLSVPRTYFKIIIPQAIPNIIPGLGNYLVGIFKDSPMLSVIGVTELFHVATAIGAETYRFLEPYTLVGAIFLAISLPAAMSIRRFEDWVRASLGMKKLYTKD